One Amycolatopsis thermophila DNA segment encodes these proteins:
- a CDS encoding alpha/beta fold hydrolase, with the protein METPEWFRDALATPCSTYEVESGGARIAVRAWGPEDAPGVVLVHGGAAHSRWWDHIAPMLGTEYRIIAVDLSGHGDSGRRPAYELSCWAREVVDAVEAARMAPRPVVVGHSMGGWVALTVGAEHDGTVAGVIVIDSPVRERSPEEVAAASRRAFGPLRTYADREGALARFHTVPEQEGNLPFVMRHVAACSLRDTGRGWTWKFDPAIFAQPRPRPEMLGRVVSRVALLRAERGLVTPEIGAQMYELLGRAAPVVELPLAGHHPMLDQPLSLITAIRTLLADWEHSAPRPRCV; encoded by the coding sequence GTGGAAACGCCCGAGTGGTTCCGGGACGCGCTCGCGACCCCGTGCTCGACCTACGAGGTGGAATCCGGGGGCGCCCGCATCGCGGTGCGCGCCTGGGGACCCGAGGACGCGCCCGGCGTCGTCCTCGTCCACGGCGGGGCGGCGCATTCCCGGTGGTGGGACCACATCGCGCCGATGCTGGGGACGGAGTACCGCATCATCGCGGTCGACCTGTCCGGGCACGGCGACAGCGGCCGGCGCCCCGCCTACGAACTCTCGTGCTGGGCACGCGAGGTCGTGGACGCGGTGGAGGCCGCGCGGATGGCGCCGCGCCCGGTCGTCGTCGGCCACAGCATGGGTGGCTGGGTCGCGCTGACGGTCGGCGCCGAGCACGACGGGACGGTCGCCGGAGTCATCGTGATCGATTCGCCCGTGCGCGAGCGAAGTCCCGAGGAGGTCGCGGCCGCGAGCAGGCGGGCCTTCGGTCCGCTGCGGACCTATGCGGACCGCGAAGGCGCGCTCGCCCGGTTCCATACCGTGCCGGAGCAGGAGGGCAATCTGCCGTTCGTGATGCGGCACGTCGCGGCCTGCTCGCTCCGGGACACCGGCCGGGGCTGGACCTGGAAGTTCGATCCCGCGATCTTCGCCCAGCCGCGCCCTCGGCCGGAGATGCTCGGCAGGGTCGTGTCGCGGGTCGCGCTGCTGCGTGCCGAGCGCGGCCTGGTCACGCCCGAGATCGGCGCCCAGATGTACGAGCTGCTGGGGCGTGCGGCGCCGGTGGTCGAGCTGCCGCTTGCCGGTCACCACCCGATGCTCGACCAGCCCCTCTCGCTGATCACGGCGATCCGCACGTTGCTCGCGGACTGGGAGCACTCGGCGCCCCGGCCCCGGTGTGTCTGA
- a CDS encoding cytochrome P450: MTTSQATSETTSIPAHVPPGLVVDYDPQNGPEVMAFPPAALDAFRDKRVFYTPFGGGFWVFTRYADIKQAMQDYESFPQWGTITPNWTGRTHIPLRLNPPEHHKYRKVLMTMFSPRRLKALEPIIRETAHERLAEIAPQGECEFMSDFALPLPAATYCVLLGLPKENFPGFNQLSNDLVFGAEHIRRTQGREAGLEFRRKVVEKIESIITEVIAQRREQTGDDIISFLVEAEMEGRPLTDDEILSIASLLFFAGTDSTGSMIAYSMAFLAKHPGHRQRLIDDPSSIPAAAEELIRVHGFHHNVRDVAHDVEIAGVQLKTGDRILVHTGGANHDPEAFPNPGEVDFDRDAGSNLTFGTGVHRCLGAPLARLQLKVALEEFNATIPDYRLPEGQDIEYVGGQSKVQPRVLPLVFTPRRTS, translated from the coding sequence GTGACGACCTCGCAGGCGACGTCGGAGACCACGTCCATTCCCGCGCACGTCCCACCCGGCCTCGTCGTGGACTACGACCCGCAGAACGGGCCCGAAGTCATGGCGTTCCCCCCGGCCGCGCTGGACGCGTTCCGGGACAAGCGCGTCTTCTACACACCCTTCGGGGGCGGCTTCTGGGTGTTCACGCGCTACGCCGACATCAAGCAGGCCATGCAGGACTACGAGTCCTTCCCGCAGTGGGGCACGATCACCCCCAACTGGACGGGCCGCACCCACATCCCGCTCCGGCTGAACCCGCCCGAGCACCACAAGTACCGCAAGGTGCTGATGACCATGTTCTCCCCACGGCGGTTGAAGGCCCTGGAGCCGATCATCCGGGAGACCGCCCACGAGCGGCTGGCCGAGATCGCCCCGCAGGGTGAGTGCGAGTTCATGAGCGACTTCGCACTCCCGCTGCCCGCGGCGACCTACTGCGTGCTGCTGGGCCTGCCCAAGGAGAACTTCCCCGGGTTCAACCAGCTGTCCAACGACCTGGTCTTCGGCGCCGAGCACATCCGGCGCACGCAGGGTCGCGAGGCCGGGCTGGAGTTCCGCCGGAAGGTCGTCGAGAAGATCGAAAGCATCATCACCGAAGTGATCGCTCAGCGGCGCGAGCAGACCGGTGACGACATCATCAGCTTCCTCGTCGAGGCCGAGATGGAGGGCCGCCCGCTCACCGACGACGAGATCCTGAGCATCGCCTCGCTGCTGTTCTTCGCCGGCACGGACTCCACCGGATCGATGATCGCCTACTCGATGGCGTTCCTCGCCAAGCACCCCGGCCACCGGCAGCGCTTGATCGACGATCCGTCGTCGATCCCCGCCGCGGCCGAGGAGCTCATCCGCGTCCACGGCTTCCACCACAACGTCCGGGACGTCGCGCACGACGTCGAGATCGCCGGCGTGCAGCTCAAGACCGGCGACCGGATCCTGGTGCACACCGGTGGAGCCAACCACGACCCGGAGGCCTTCCCGAACCCGGGCGAGGTCGACTTCGACCGCGACGCCGGCAGCAACCTCACGTTCGGCACCGGCGTCCACCGCTGCCTCGGGGCCCCGCTGGCCCGGTTGCAGCTGAAGGTGGCGCTGGAGGAGTTCAACGCGACCATTCCGGACTACCGGCTGCCCGAGGGCCAGGACATCGAGTACGTCGGCGGCCAGAGCAAGGTCCAGCCGAGGGTGCTGCCCCTGGTGTTCACGCCGCGCCGGACGTCCTGA
- a CDS encoding ABC transporter ATP-binding protein encodes MTVIQEPAAGTTTALLAVRDLSVGVRRGRTLVPILDSVSFTVRAGEMVGLVGESGSGKTVSSLAAMGLLPRSLEVSGGSIEFEGRDLLRMERKQVRGLRGAELSMIFQDALRCLNPAFTIGDQIAEPLRVHRGMSRSQAHARAVELLELVEIPRARERARAYPHQLSGGMCQRVMIAIALACSPKLLIADEPTTALDVTVQKQVLRLLDRIQREMNLGVLFITHDLGVVAEICHRTAVMYAGQIVEEGPTEQLFRRPRHPYTHGLISSIPRSGEEARRFGSIPGTVPKAGHWPTGCHFSSRCPHAQAGRCDTAPVPLDVIEPAGPDSPVPHRVRCLRARELSLEGVA; translated from the coding sequence ATGACCGTGATCCAGGAGCCGGCCGCCGGCACCACGACGGCGCTGCTGGCCGTCCGCGACCTCTCGGTCGGGGTCCGCCGGGGGCGCACCCTGGTCCCGATCCTCGACTCCGTCAGCTTCACCGTGCGCGCCGGCGAGATGGTCGGCCTCGTCGGCGAGTCCGGCTCGGGCAAGACCGTGAGCTCGCTGGCCGCGATGGGCCTCCTGCCACGTTCCCTCGAGGTGTCGGGCGGTTCCATCGAGTTCGAGGGGCGGGATCTGCTGAGGATGGAGCGCAAGCAGGTCCGGGGGCTGCGGGGCGCCGAGCTTTCGATGATCTTCCAGGACGCGCTGCGTTGCCTCAACCCCGCCTTCACGATCGGCGACCAGATCGCCGAACCGCTGCGCGTGCACCGCGGCATGAGCCGGTCACAGGCGCACGCCCGCGCCGTCGAGCTGCTCGAACTCGTCGAGATCCCGCGGGCGCGCGAGCGCGCTCGCGCGTACCCCCACCAGCTCAGCGGGGGGATGTGCCAGCGCGTGATGATCGCCATCGCGCTCGCGTGCTCGCCGAAGCTGCTGATCGCCGACGAGCCCACCACCGCACTGGACGTCACCGTCCAGAAGCAGGTGCTCAGACTGCTGGACCGGATCCAGCGCGAGATGAACCTGGGTGTCTTGTTCATCACCCACGACCTCGGCGTGGTCGCCGAGATCTGCCACCGCACGGCGGTGATGTACGCCGGGCAGATCGTCGAGGAGGGCCCCACCGAGCAGCTCTTCCGCCGGCCGCGCCACCCCTACACGCACGGGTTGATCTCCTCGATCCCGCGGAGTGGTGAGGAGGCCCGCAGGTTCGGCTCGATCCCGGGCACGGTCCCCAAGGCCGGGCATTGGCCCACCGGGTGCCACTTCTCCAGCCGGTGCCCGCATGCGCAGGCGGGCCGTTGCGACACGGCACCGGTCCCGCTGGACGTGATCGAGCCCGCGGGGCCCGACAGCCCCGTTCCCCACCGGGTCCGCTGTCTCCGGGCCCGGGAGCTCAGCCTGGAGGGAGTCGCATGA
- a CDS encoding ABC transporter permease, producing MIRFVAWRVVGMVPIILLVTLVSFLLLELVPGDPARVIAGDFATPDQIEATRVALGLDRNVVVRYFAYLGDIVTGSFGNSVVLQPGRGAMELILQALPVTLSLTVVALVIAVVIAVPLGVAAAVRRGSWVDHVLTGLTSLSLALPPFVIGPLLVTILAVAYKLFPAVGYQPLSQGFAVWLSYLFLPALAIAVNPIAEIARQIRGSLIDVLDQSYIRTANAKGLTTTRVIGKHAIKNAAIPAVTVLGLQVTRVIGGTVVVEIVFAMPGIGALAVNSVLASDFPVVQALVLFSALAVLATNLLVDLTYGYFDPRLRKG from the coding sequence ATGATCCGATTTGTCGCGTGGCGGGTGGTCGGGATGGTGCCGATCATCCTGCTCGTCACGCTCGTGTCGTTCCTGCTGCTCGAGCTGGTCCCCGGCGACCCGGCCCGGGTGATCGCGGGCGACTTCGCGACGCCGGACCAGATCGAGGCCACCAGGGTCGCGCTCGGGCTGGACCGCAACGTGGTCGTGCGGTACTTCGCCTACCTCGGCGACATAGTGACCGGATCGTTCGGGAACTCCGTCGTGCTCCAGCCCGGCCGTGGTGCGATGGAGCTGATCCTGCAGGCGCTGCCGGTGACGCTCTCGCTCACGGTCGTCGCGCTGGTGATCGCGGTGGTCATCGCCGTGCCGCTGGGCGTGGCCGCTGCTGTGCGCCGCGGCAGCTGGGTGGACCACGTGCTGACGGGACTCACCTCGCTGTCGCTGGCGCTGCCGCCCTTCGTCATCGGGCCGCTGCTCGTGACGATCCTGGCCGTCGCGTACAAGTTGTTCCCCGCGGTCGGCTACCAGCCCCTGTCCCAGGGGTTCGCCGTGTGGCTGAGCTACCTGTTCCTGCCGGCGCTGGCGATCGCCGTCAACCCGATTGCCGAGATCGCCCGGCAGATCCGCGGATCGCTCATCGACGTGCTGGACCAGAGCTACATCCGCACCGCGAACGCCAAGGGTCTCACCACGACCCGGGTCATCGGCAAGCACGCGATCAAGAACGCGGCCATCCCGGCGGTGACCGTGCTCGGCCTGCAGGTCACCCGCGTCATCGGGGGCACCGTCGTGGTCGAGATCGTGTTCGCGATGCCCGGGATCGGGGCGCTCGCGGTGAATTCCGTGCTGGCCAGCGACTTCCCGGTGGTGCAGGCGCTCGTGCTCTTCAGCGCCCTCGCCGTGCTCGCCACGAACCTCCTGGTCGATCTGACCTACGGCTACTTCGACCCGCGTCTACGAAAGGGCTGA
- a CDS encoding flavin-containing monooxygenase codes for MDTTTTDYDVCVIGAGFGGMYMLKKLRELGFRTHVFERGDDVGGTWYWNRYPGARCDVESLFYCYSFDEELQQEWTWSERYPAQPEILAYCRHVADRYDLRRDISFATPVESVVYDEVAGLWNLRTGAGQRVRARWVITAVGCLSASQVPRFPGLDDFRGPWFHTGQWPHEPVDFTGKRVAVIGTGSSGIQVIPAIAQTARQLTVFQRTPNFSIPAHNGPLDPETQARVKAEYATLRAEARVSPGGTIAHPTGKKALDLGEEERRAELDRRWANGGSAFLSAFADTMVNEAANRISADYVRDQIRRIVKDPATAELLCPRDHPIGSKRICVDTGYYETYNRDNVRLVDVRANPIERITEHGLRTGGVDHEVDAIVFATGYDAMTGPLTRLNIRGVGGQSLADSWSEGPRTYLGLAVPGFPNLFTITGPGSPSVLSNMVVSIEQHVEWIADHLDHLRRNDLRRSEADPEAARQWTEHVDEVARYTLYPQAASWYMGANVAGKPRVFMPYVGGVGAYRKICDEVTAEGYKGFQLSR; via the coding sequence ATGGACACGACCACGACCGACTACGACGTGTGCGTCATCGGCGCCGGTTTCGGCGGGATGTACATGCTGAAGAAGCTGCGCGAGCTCGGGTTCCGCACACACGTGTTCGAGCGAGGCGACGACGTGGGGGGAACCTGGTACTGGAACCGGTACCCCGGTGCCCGCTGCGACGTCGAAAGCCTGTTCTACTGCTATTCCTTCGACGAGGAGCTGCAGCAGGAGTGGACCTGGTCCGAGCGTTACCCGGCGCAACCGGAAATCCTCGCCTACTGCAGGCACGTCGCCGACCGGTACGACCTGCGCCGCGACATCTCGTTCGCCACGCCCGTCGAGTCGGTCGTCTACGACGAGGTGGCCGGGCTCTGGAACCTTCGCACCGGCGCGGGGCAGCGGGTACGCGCACGCTGGGTGATCACCGCTGTGGGGTGCCTGTCGGCTTCGCAAGTGCCGCGGTTCCCGGGACTGGACGACTTCCGCGGCCCCTGGTTCCACACCGGACAGTGGCCGCACGAGCCGGTCGACTTCACGGGAAAGCGCGTCGCGGTGATCGGTACCGGCTCCTCGGGCATCCAGGTCATCCCGGCGATCGCGCAGACGGCGCGGCAGCTCACCGTCTTCCAGCGCACCCCCAATTTCAGCATCCCCGCCCACAACGGCCCGCTCGATCCCGAAACCCAGGCGCGGGTGAAGGCGGAGTACGCGACACTGCGGGCCGAGGCGCGGGTCTCGCCCGGCGGCACGATCGCCCATCCGACCGGGAAGAAAGCCCTCGACCTCGGCGAGGAAGAGCGTCGTGCGGAGCTGGACCGCCGCTGGGCGAACGGTGGCTCCGCGTTCCTGTCGGCGTTCGCGGACACGATGGTGAACGAGGCGGCGAACCGGATCTCCGCCGACTACGTTCGCGACCAGATCCGGCGGATCGTGAAGGACCCGGCAACCGCGGAGCTGCTCTGCCCCCGGGACCATCCGATCGGCAGCAAGCGGATCTGCGTCGACACGGGGTACTACGAGACGTACAACCGGGACAACGTCCGGCTGGTCGACGTCCGGGCGAACCCGATCGAGCGGATCACCGAACACGGCTTGCGTACCGGAGGTGTCGATCACGAGGTGGACGCCATCGTGTTCGCCACCGGGTACGACGCGATGACCGGACCGCTGACCCGGTTGAACATCCGTGGCGTGGGCGGGCAGTCTCTCGCGGACTCCTGGTCCGAAGGCCCCCGGACGTACCTCGGGCTCGCGGTGCCGGGATTTCCCAACCTCTTCACGATCACGGGACCGGGCAGTCCCTCGGTGCTCAGCAACATGGTCGTTTCGATCGAGCAGCACGTCGAGTGGATCGCCGACCACCTCGACCACCTGCGACGCAACGACCTTCGCCGATCGGAGGCCGACCCGGAGGCGGCCAGGCAGTGGACGGAGCACGTCGACGAGGTGGCCAGGTACACCCTGTACCCGCAGGCCGCCTCGTGGTACATGGGCGCCAACGTGGCCGGCAAGCCGCGTGTCTTCATGCCTTATGTCGGCGGTGTCGGGGCTTATCGCAAGATCTGCGATGAGGTGACGGCTGAGGGGTACAAGGGGTTCCAGCTGTCCCGCTGA
- a CDS encoding helix-turn-helix domain-containing protein: MCAAPRSDTPDDFEVDEVRLVEFFDELIERGAGPADVLEAAAGFAGCTVGLRTTDGVFDLVCGADRRGGRHRLSRELSTGDEVWLVRPGGTTPLDELLLKRLSVACGVALRHLRSRLPKVDDPALVELVVGDAAGEPERARALALLGYSAVTLLRVVAIVGEADDVRQVIRDLGDVHATTLGSVHVVVTAQEIPEDLAVPVGTRISIGPRLPGMRAPCSWRAARTCLRFAMPSTHPSPPYPKEEAAVVDAASVGCFALLAEHLPADAIAETAEVEVLDRLAGEPGGPEMLRTLEAVAATESLRRAAASLHMHHNSVSARVARAEQLLGFEITQPYGRVRMMFALILRRLRDSDRR; this comes from the coding sequence GTGTGCGCGGCGCCGCGTTCGGACACTCCCGACGACTTCGAGGTGGACGAGGTCCGGCTCGTCGAGTTCTTCGACGAGCTGATCGAGCGTGGCGCCGGGCCGGCGGACGTCCTGGAGGCTGCGGCCGGGTTCGCCGGCTGCACGGTCGGTTTGCGCACCACCGACGGCGTCTTCGACCTGGTGTGCGGAGCGGACCGCCGGGGTGGCCGGCACCGCTTGTCCCGGGAGCTCAGCACCGGGGACGAGGTGTGGCTGGTGCGACCGGGAGGGACGACCCCGCTGGACGAGCTCCTGCTCAAGCGGCTGTCGGTCGCGTGTGGCGTGGCCTTGCGTCACCTGCGGTCACGTTTGCCGAAGGTCGACGACCCAGCGCTGGTCGAACTCGTCGTGGGGGACGCCGCGGGAGAGCCGGAACGGGCCCGTGCCCTCGCCCTGCTGGGCTACTCGGCCGTGACGCTGTTGCGGGTGGTGGCGATCGTGGGCGAGGCCGATGACGTGCGGCAGGTGATCCGGGACCTCGGGGACGTGCACGCCACCACGCTCGGATCGGTCCACGTGGTGGTGACAGCCCAGGAGATCCCCGAGGACCTCGCCGTCCCGGTGGGCACGCGGATTTCCATCGGGCCCAGGTTGCCCGGCATGCGTGCTCCGTGTTCGTGGCGGGCGGCCAGGACCTGTTTGCGCTTCGCCATGCCCAGTACCCATCCGTCCCCGCCGTACCCGAAGGAAGAAGCTGCTGTCGTCGACGCGGCGAGCGTGGGCTGTTTCGCCCTGCTGGCGGAGCACCTGCCGGCCGATGCCATCGCCGAGACCGCGGAGGTCGAGGTACTGGACCGGCTGGCCGGTGAGCCCGGCGGGCCCGAGATGCTGCGCACCTTGGAGGCCGTGGCAGCGACCGAGTCGCTGCGCCGCGCCGCCGCCTCGCTCCACATGCACCACAATTCGGTGAGTGCGCGAGTCGCGCGGGCGGAGCAATTGCTCGGCTTCGAGATCACGCAGCCGTACGGGCGCGTGCGCATGATGTTCGCGCTGATCCTGAGGCGCCTGCGCGACTCGGATCGCCGGTGA
- a CDS encoding alpha/beta hydrolase — translation MALDEATTMFLAQMAGSGRKPIHEMEPGEARESGPMMTQLYGPGPDMARVVNERLNTTDGTDFAVRVLVPSAAPAGLVVYYHGGGWVLGDIDQFDTLGRQLAARTGCAVVLVDYRKAPEHPYPAAVEDAWQALNWAHEQMTGIAGATVPLIVAGDSAGGNLAAVMAHRSRDRSGPDLALQVLVYPVTAADFDTPSYLAPENQLMLSRDSMIWFWNHYAAPERRGEPEASPLRAPDFTGLPPAVVLVAEHDPLRDEGEAYAAALEAAGVPVRKRLFDAQMHGFFSMVNVLPGSAAAIDYVVAEIAAVAGTRVVR, via the coding sequence ATGGCGCTGGACGAGGCGACGACGATGTTCCTTGCTCAGATGGCTGGAAGCGGCAGGAAACCGATCCACGAAATGGAACCCGGCGAAGCGCGTGAGTCGGGGCCGATGATGACCCAGCTATACGGGCCCGGACCCGACATGGCACGGGTCGTGAACGAGCGGCTGAACACCACCGACGGCACCGACTTCGCGGTGCGCGTGCTCGTTCCTTCCGCGGCCCCGGCCGGTCTCGTCGTCTACTACCACGGCGGCGGCTGGGTACTCGGCGACATCGACCAGTTCGACACACTCGGGCGGCAGCTCGCCGCGCGGACGGGCTGCGCCGTGGTTCTGGTGGACTATCGCAAGGCCCCGGAACACCCGTATCCGGCCGCCGTGGAAGACGCGTGGCAGGCTCTGAACTGGGCGCACGAGCAGATGACCGGCATCGCCGGCGCGACCGTGCCACTGATCGTCGCCGGCGACTCGGCGGGCGGCAACCTCGCGGCGGTCATGGCGCACCGGTCGCGGGACCGCTCGGGCCCGGACCTGGCCCTCCAGGTGCTGGTCTACCCCGTCACCGCGGCCGACTTCGACACGCCCTCGTATCTCGCGCCCGAGAACCAGCTGATGCTCAGCCGCGACAGCATGATCTGGTTCTGGAACCATTACGCGGCGCCCGAGCGTCGCGGTGAGCCCGAGGCGAGCCCGTTGCGGGCACCCGATTTCACCGGCTTGCCGCCCGCCGTGGTGCTCGTGGCGGAGCACGATCCGTTGCGGGACGAGGGTGAGGCCTACGCCGCCGCGCTCGAAGCGGCCGGTGTCCCGGTGCGCAAGCGCCTGTTCGACGCGCAGATGCACGGCTTCTTCTCGATGGTGAACGTCTTGCCCGGGAGCGCCGCCGCGATCGATTACGTGGTGGCCGAAATCGCCGCTGTCGCTGGTACCCGGGTGGTGCGGTGA
- a CDS encoding FAS1-like dehydratase domain-containing protein, with protein sequence MTTTKSESFGRITDEAIERFRSKLDVPYGRPKPPHNLEAHADTIRHFAWAYGDDNPLYNDPSYGDSTRWGGMIAPPLYLLTMGEDEVGPLPADVRARSKGALAGVHLFNSGTEIQFYRPIRPGDRIAETVRLVDVQEKVSRFGGGKSVISYNEHTYQNRETREVYAVRLSWYVHTERESSRKANREGVIQPPSYDAEQIEEITAKVLAEKPRGADPRWWEDVAVGDVVGPLHKGPLTLSDVVCFHIGLGTGGDYGWGPLRLAAKRRQEMPAFYTRNAYGAWDVVQRVHWDEAWARSIGAQRPYDYGQTRQMWLAHLLTDWMGDDGWLSSLRLELRRFNYIGDLSTVQGTVVEKPRPGVVKIALSVVNQDEVETTMGEATVLLPTREQPQPELPVPPAVPESVARAQRERGRAADRERP encoded by the coding sequence GTGACAACGACGAAGTCCGAGTCCTTCGGCCGGATCACCGATGAGGCCATCGAGAGGTTCCGGAGCAAGCTCGACGTGCCCTACGGGCGGCCGAAGCCGCCGCACAACCTGGAGGCGCACGCCGACACCATCAGGCACTTCGCCTGGGCCTACGGTGACGACAACCCCTTGTACAACGACCCGTCCTACGGCGATTCCACACGGTGGGGCGGTATGATCGCGCCCCCGCTCTACCTGCTCACCATGGGCGAGGACGAGGTGGGACCGCTGCCCGCCGACGTGCGAGCGCGCTCCAAGGGCGCCCTGGCCGGGGTCCACCTCTTCAACTCCGGCACGGAGATCCAGTTCTACCGGCCGATCCGGCCCGGTGACCGGATCGCCGAGACGGTCCGCCTGGTCGACGTCCAGGAGAAGGTGTCGCGGTTCGGTGGCGGCAAGAGCGTCATCAGCTACAACGAGCACACCTACCAGAACCGGGAGACCCGCGAGGTCTACGCGGTCCGGCTCAGCTGGTACGTCCACACGGAGCGCGAGTCCTCGCGCAAGGCCAACCGGGAAGGCGTGATCCAGCCGCCGTCCTACGACGCCGAGCAGATCGAGGAGATCACGGCGAAGGTGCTGGCGGAGAAGCCGCGCGGCGCCGATCCGCGGTGGTGGGAGGACGTCGCCGTGGGCGATGTCGTCGGCCCGCTGCACAAGGGGCCGTTGACGCTCAGCGACGTCGTCTGTTTCCACATCGGCCTCGGCACGGGCGGCGACTACGGCTGGGGCCCCCTGCGCCTGGCGGCCAAGCGCCGGCAGGAGATGCCGGCTTTCTACACCCGCAATGCCTACGGCGCCTGGGACGTGGTGCAGCGGGTCCACTGGGACGAAGCATGGGCCCGTTCGATCGGCGCCCAGCGGCCCTACGACTACGGCCAGACGCGGCAGATGTGGCTGGCTCACCTGCTGACCGACTGGATGGGGGACGACGGCTGGCTGTCGAGCCTGCGGCTGGAGCTGCGCCGGTTCAACTACATCGGTGATCTGTCCACCGTCCAGGGGACGGTCGTCGAGAAGCCGCGGCCGGGCGTGGTGAAGATCGCGCTGTCGGTCGTCAACCAGGACGAGGTGGAGACCACGATGGGGGAGGCCACGGTGCTCCTGCCGACACGCGAGCAGCCCCAGCCGGAACTGCCCGTGCCGCCGGCGGTGCCGGAGAGCGTCGCGCGAGCCCAGCGCGAGCGCGGCCGCGCGGCTGACCGCGAGCGTCCGTGA
- a CDS encoding TIGR03619 family F420-dependent LLM class oxidoreductase: MTSAPPPVQLGITLGRLNPAAWEGVAVLAEALGFESVWMSDHLAIPYRLDGQLAGARAEDKLARTTPLFDPPSYLSFLAGRTSRVKLGTLVYLLGLRHPFVSARGFATLDQVSRGRALAGVGAGWLRSEFEAVGVDPAARGRLLDEAIGVVRRLWTDEAVGSDGPFFPFEAVGFEPKPVRPIPILVGGESRRALARAAEHGDGWLGMGHDPVSARARVEQLRELRARGGRAGEPFTITVLARDPGPGDLDAYALAGVDRVIVAPWRSSRTAEEDLRAYAAHVALGG; this comes from the coding sequence GTGACCTCGGCCCCGCCGCCCGTTCAGCTGGGCATCACGCTGGGCCGGCTGAACCCGGCGGCCTGGGAGGGGGTGGCCGTCCTCGCCGAGGCGCTCGGCTTCGAGTCGGTCTGGATGTCGGACCACCTGGCGATCCCCTACCGGCTCGACGGACAGCTGGCGGGCGCCCGGGCGGAGGACAAGCTCGCCCGGACGACACCGCTGTTCGACCCGCCGAGCTACCTGTCCTTCCTCGCCGGCCGGACCAGCCGGGTCAAGCTGGGGACGCTCGTCTACCTGCTCGGGCTGCGGCACCCGTTCGTGAGCGCGCGCGGATTCGCCACCCTCGACCAGGTGTCGCGGGGCCGGGCGCTCGCCGGCGTCGGCGCGGGGTGGCTGCGCAGCGAATTCGAGGCCGTCGGCGTCGACCCCGCCGCTCGCGGCCGCCTGCTCGACGAGGCGATCGGCGTGGTCCGCCGGTTGTGGACCGACGAGGCCGTCGGGTCCGACGGTCCCTTCTTCCCCTTCGAGGCGGTGGGCTTCGAGCCCAAGCCGGTGCGACCGATACCGATCCTCGTCGGGGGCGAATCGCGTCGGGCTCTCGCGCGCGCCGCCGAGCACGGCGACGGCTGGCTGGGGATGGGCCACGATCCGGTGTCGGCCAGAGCACGGGTCGAGCAACTCCGGGAGCTGCGGGCACGCGGTGGACGGGCCGGCGAGCCGTTCACGATCACGGTGCTCGCCCGGGATCCCGGCCCCGGGGATCTGGACGCCTACGCCCTGGCCGGGGTCGACCGGGTGATCGTAGCGCCCTGGCGCTCGTCGCGGACCGCCGAGGAGGATCTGCGTGCCTACGCCGCGCACGTGGCTCTCGGTGGCTGA
- a CDS encoding ABC transporter permease has product MTATIDPVPATEAPPPRRRRRFRTARMLLSERRTRVVLVLLVVLVLAAVLGPLLTPYGENQQDLMNRLQTPGGGHLLGTDSLGRDILTLVFAGTRLSLLAGLLAVGTAVVLGVPAGLLAGYRGGAFGAISNTVSDTLLSLPPLILALAIVGAYGGGVVPAMLAVGVTLAPRFYRVTRGVAASVSKDSFVEAARSIGCTTPRILGRHVFANAVAPILVQVTFSIGLAIIAEASLSFLGLGAQPPAVSLGTMARDAFTHIRELAFPIFPPCIVIAVIVFLFSSLGDGLRDAIVSGGRRS; this is encoded by the coding sequence ATGACCGCCACGATCGATCCGGTGCCGGCCACGGAGGCCCCGCCGCCCCGCAGGCGCCGGCGGTTCCGCACCGCCCGGATGCTGCTCTCCGAACGCCGTACCCGCGTGGTGCTGGTGCTCCTCGTCGTGCTGGTACTGGCCGCGGTCCTCGGGCCGCTGCTGACCCCGTACGGGGAGAATCAGCAGGATCTGATGAACCGGCTCCAGACGCCCGGCGGAGGTCATCTGCTGGGAACCGACAGCCTGGGCCGCGACATCCTGACGCTGGTGTTCGCGGGCACCCGGCTGAGCCTGCTCGCCGGGTTGCTCGCGGTGGGCACGGCCGTCGTACTGGGAGTGCCCGCCGGATTGCTCGCCGGCTACCGGGGCGGCGCGTTCGGCGCGATCAGCAACACGGTGTCCGACACGTTGCTCAGCCTGCCCCCGCTGATCCTCGCCCTGGCCATCGTGGGCGCCTACGGCGGCGGTGTCGTCCCGGCGATGCTGGCGGTCGGCGTCACGCTGGCGCCGCGGTTCTACCGCGTCACCCGCGGCGTCGCCGCTTCGGTGTCGAAGGACAGCTTCGTCGAGGCCGCGCGGTCCATCGGCTGCACCACGCCGCGGATCCTCGGCCGGCACGTCTTCGCCAACGCGGTGGCGCCGATCCTGGTCCAGGTGACGTTCTCGATCGGCCTGGCGATCATCGCCGAGGCGAGCCTGAGCTTCCTGGGACTGGGCGCCCAGCCGCCGGCGGTCAGCCTCGGCACGATGGCCCGCGACGCCTTCACCCACATCCGGGAGCTCGCGTTCCCGATCTTCCCGCCGTGCATCGTCATCGCGGTGATCGTGTTCCTGTTCTCGTCCCTCGGCGACGGTCTGCGGGACGCCATCGTCTCGGGAGGCCGGCGGTCATGA